In the Camelus bactrianus isolate YW-2024 breed Bactrian camel chromosome 17, ASM4877302v1, whole genome shotgun sequence genome, one interval contains:
- the TRNT1 gene encoding CCA tRNA nucleotidyltransferase 1, mitochondrial, translated as MLRCLDPWRRPLLSCSWSRLCLLKQHLFTMKLQSPEFQSLFTEGLKSLTELFVKEKHELRIAGGAVRDLLSGVKPQDVDFATTATPTQMKELFQAAGVRMINNKGEKHGTITARLHEENFEITTLRIDVTTDGRHAEVEFTTDWQKDAERRDLTINSMFLGFDGTLFDYFNGYEDLKNKKVRFVGQAKQRIQEDYLRILRYFRFYGKIVDKPGDHDSETLEAIAENAKGLSGISGERIWVELKKILTGNHVNHLMHLIYDLDVAPYIGLPANASLEEFNKVSKNVEGFSPKPMTLLTSLFKVQDDVTKLDLRLKISKEEKNLGLFIVKNRKDLIKATDSSEPLKPYQDFIIDSRESDATARVCELLKYQGEHCLLKEMQQWSIPPFPVSGHDIRKVGISSGKEIGVLLQQLREQWKKSGYQMEKDELLSYIKKT; from the exons ATGCTGAGGTGCCTGGATCCCTGGCGCAGGCCATTACTGAGCTGCAGTTGGAGTAGACTGTGCCTTCTGAAGCAGCATCTGTTTACCATGAAGTTGCAGTCTCCAGAATTTCAGTCACTTTTCACAGAAGGATTGAAGAGTCTGACAG AATTATTTGTCAAAGAAAAGCATGAATTGAGAATAGCAGGAGGAGCAGTGAGGGATTTATTAAGTGGAGTAAAACCTCAGGATGTGGATTTCGCTACCACCGCTACCCCCACTCAGATGAAGGAGCTGTTCCAGGCGGCCGGCGTTCGCATGATCaacaacaaaggagaaaaacatggGACGATCACCGCCAGG CTTCATGAAGAGAATTTTGAAATTACCACGTTACGGATAGATGTTACCACCGATGGAAGACATGCCGAGGTCGAGTTCACAACCGACTGGCAGAAGGATGCTGAACGCAGAGATCTCACCATAAATTCTATGTTTTTAG GTTTTGATGGTACTTTATTCGACTACTTTAATGGTTatgaagatttgaaaaataagaaagttaGATTTGTTGGACAAGCTAAACAGAGGATACAAGAAGATTATCTCcgaattttaagatattttag GTTTTATGGGAAAATTGTAGACAAACCTGGTGACCATGATTCTGAGACTTTGGAAGCAATTGCAGAAAATGCGAAAGGCTTGTCTGGAATATCAGGAGAGAGGATTTGGgtggaactgaaaaaaatcctcactggtaaccatgtGAATCATTTGATGCACCTCATCTATGATCTTGACGTGGCGCCTTACATAG GCTTACCTGCTAATGCAAGTTTAGAAGAATTTAACAAAGTGAGTAAGAATGTTGAAGGTTTTTCACCAAAGCCAATGACTCTCTTGACCTCATTATTCAAAGTACAGGATGATGTCACAAAATTGGATCTGAGGTTGAAGATTTCAAAAGAAGAGAAGAATCTTGGTTTATTTATAGTTAAAAACAGGAAAGATTTAATTAAAGCAACAGATAGTTCGGAGCCACTGAAACCCTATCAAGACTTCATTATAGAT TCTAGAGAGTCTGATGCAACTGCTCGCGTCTGTGAACTGCTCAAGTACCAGggagagcactgtcttctgaagGAGATGCAGCAGTGGTCCATCCCTCCCTTTCCTGTAAGTGGCCATGACATCAGAAAAGTGGGCATTTCTTCTGGCAAAGAAATTGGGGTCCTCTTACAACAGTTGCGAGAACAGTGGAAGAAAAGTGGTTACCAAATGGAAAAAGATGAACTTCTAAGTTACATAAAGAAGACCTAA